CAGGCGCTGGCCGCGGCCAACGGTGAGCAGCGCGTTGATGGAACGGATGCCCACGTCCAGCGGCTCGCTGATGGGATGCCGCTTCAGCGGGTTGATGGTGGGACCGTCCATGGGCACCCAGTCCTCGGCCTTCATGCCGCCCTTGCCATCCAGGGCGCGGCCGGCGCCGTCCAGCACACGGCCGAGCATGGACATGCCCATGGGCAGCCGTCCGGTATCCGGCAAGGGCACCACACGGGCGCCCGGGGCGATGCCGGAGAGGCTGCCCACGGGCATCAGGTAGATCTTGCTACCCGAGAACCCCATCACTTCGGCTTCCACCTGCACCGGGTGGTAGCTGTCGTCGTTGATCACCAGGCAACGGCTGCCCACGGGCGCGCGCAGGCCCTCGGCCTCGAGGGTCAGGCCCACCATGCGCAGCAGGCGGCCCTCGACGACGGGCTGGTCCGGCAGTTGGATCACGTCGTCATAGCCCGCCAGGCGCTTGGCGAAACTGGTGCGCTCAATTCGCATCGCGGGGAGGCTCCAGGGCGTCCAGGTCGACTACCCGATCCGCCGCCGGCGGATGGACCTTCTGTTCGCGCTGCTGCTCGAAGAGTTGCTTCATGGCCTGGTTGAGTCGGGTCTCGATGCTGGCGTCGATGCGCGAGTGCTCGGTCTCGACACGACAGCCGCCCGGTTCCAGCGCCTCGTCTTCGAGGATGCGCCAGCTTTCCTCGTGACGCTCCCGCAGGGCCTTCACCTGCTCGAAGTCCTGCGGGTTGACGTGGATGCGCACGTTGCCGGCGCCCATGGGCAGCAGCTTCAGCGCTTCGCGCAGGACATGGCGGATCTGGCTGGAGTCCAGGCGCAGTTCGCGCTGGATCACCTGGCGGGTGATGAGGCTGGTGAGGTGGACCAGGGACTCCTCGATCTGCCGGTCCTGCTCGGCGATGGGCTCCAGCAACTGGGCCATCAGGGTCTCCAGCTGGGCCAGTCGCGCGGCGAGCGCCGCGTCGGCTTCCTGGCGGGCCTTGAGCTGGCCGGCATGGAAACCGTCCCGCTCGCCCGTGGCGAAACCCTCGTTGTAGGCGTCCTGGCGAATGGCTTCGAGCTCGTCCAGCGTCAGCGGCTTGACGTCCTCGACCGGGACCTCCTCGATCTGCGGCTCCGGCTCGGGAGCCACCTGTTGCACCTCGGGCTCCGCCACCTCGGGTTCCGGGGCATCCGGATCGAAACTGGGCAGGGACCAACGGTCGAACGCGTTGGCGTCCTTGGCGCGAATCAGTTCGCTTGCCGATTCCTTGCTGGCCATGGATGCCTCAGATCATTTCTTCGCCGCCCTTGCCACCGAGGACGATTTCCCCGGCTTCGGCCATGCGGCGGGCGATGGTGAGGATTTCCTTCTGCGCGGTCTCCACGTCGCTGACGCGGACCGGCCCCCTGGCTTCCAGGTCGTCGCGCAGCAGCTCGGCCGCCCGCTTGGACATGTTCTTGAAGACCTTTTCCTTGATGGCGTCGTCGGCACCCTTGAGGGCCAGCACCAGCACGTCCGAGGACACCTCCCGCAGCAACGCCTGGATGCCGCGATCGTCCACGTCGGCCAGGTTGTCGAAGACGAACATCAGGTCCTCGATCTGCGACGACAGGTCCTCGTCCACCTCTCGGATGGAGTCCATGAGCTGGCCCTCCACCGAGCTGTCGAGGAAGTTCATGATGTCCGCCGCGCGCTTCACGCCGCCCATGGTGGTGCGGGTGGTGCTGGCGTTGCCGGCGAACTGCTTCTCGAGGATCAGGTTCAGCTCCTTGAGCGCCGAGGGTTGCACGGTGTTCAACGAAGACACGCGCAGGATGATGTCCAGCCGCACCTTGTGATCGAAGTGGCTGAGCACTTCACCGGCCTGGTCCGGGTCCAGGTAGGCGACCACGATGGCCTGGATCTGCGGGTGCTCGTAGCGGATGACATCGGCCACGGCGCGCGGCTCCATCCACTTGAGGCTGTCCAGGCCACTGGTGCTGCCGCCCAGCAGGATGCGGTCGATCAGGTTGTTGGCCTTGTCCTCGCCCAGGGCCTGGGTGAGCATCTTGCGGATGTAGCCGTCGGCACCCACGCCCAGGCTGGTCTGGTCGCCGACCATCTCGACGAACTCGCCCATCACCTGCTCCACCTGCTCGCGGTGGACGTTGCGCATCTGCGCCATGGCGACGCCCACGCGCTGCACTTCCTTGGGCCCCATGTGACGGAGCACCTGGGCGGCATCGGTCTCACCCAGGGAGAGCAGGAGAATGGCGGCCTTGTCGACCTTGGTCAGCTTGGCGGGAGCGCGGTTGTCACTCATCGGCGTTGATCCACTCTTTGACTACCAGGGCGACGCGGCCCGGATCCTCGGCCACGAGGTTCTTGATGGCGTTGAGCTGCGCATCATACCCGTCACTCGGGCTCGGCAGGAGAATGCTTTGCGGCCCGCCCAGGCTCACGCGGTCATCCGACAGGTCGCCGGACAGGCCCATCTCGCCGAGGTCGACATCGCCGTCACGACCACCCGCCAGCTCCTTGGATTTTCCGGTGCCGGTGATGTTGTTCAGCACCGGACGAAGCACGCCGAACACCAGCACCAGGATGAACAGGATGCCCAGCACCTGCTTCACCACATCCCAGAACCAGGGTTGGGTGTAGAAGGGAATGTCGAGCTCTTCCTCGCTGTTGTCCGCCAGGAAGGGCGTGTTGATCACGCTGACGCTGTCGCCTCGGCTGGCGTCGTAGCCCACCGAGTCCTGCACCAGTCGGGTGAAGCGCGCGATCTCGTCGGCGGTCCAGGGCACCCGGCTGGTTTCGCCGGTCTGCGGGTCGACGCGCACCTGGTCGTCCAGCACCACCGCGACGGAGAGCCGGCGCAGGCGGCCCTGCTGCTGCTTGGTGTAGCTGATGGAGCGATCCAGTTCGTAGTTGCGAGTGGACTGGTCGCGCTTGTCGGTGGGATAGGGAGCCAGCATCGGCTTGCCGGTGGCCGGGTCGATGATCTGCTGGCCGTTGTCGTCCAGCAGCGGCTGGCCCGGCTGCACCCCGGCGGGCGCGGCGGCGGTGGCCTGCTGGGGCGCGGCGCCCGGCGCCGGCGGCTGGTTGGACAACGCGCCCGGCACGCCCTGCGGACCGCTGCTGTTCTGGCGCTCCTCGGCGACCTTCTGCTCGCTGCGCAGCGCCGGCTGGTCCGGGTTGTACATTTCGGAGGTGGATTCGACGGCGCTGAAATCCACATCGGCGGACACTTCGGCCTTGTAGCGGCCGTTGCCCAGCACCGGCTGCAGGATGCTGTGCACCCGCTGGGTGTAAAGGGTTTCCATGCGCCGGGTGTAGTCGAACTGCTTGCCGGCCATGGTCAGTTCGGACAGCTCCTGCTGGTCGGACAGCAGGTTGCCCTTCTGGTCGACGACCGTGACCTGGGACTTGTCCAGTTCCGGGACGCTGGTGGCCACCAGGTTGACGATGGCCATCACCTGGCTCGGCTCCAGGGTACGCCCCGGATAGAGTTCCACCAGCACGGACGCGCTGGGCTTGCGCTCATCGCGGACGAAGACCGAGCTTTTCGGGATCGCCAGGTGAACGCGGGCGCCCTTGACGTTATTCAGGCTGGACACGGTCCGTGCCAGCTCGCCTTCCAGGCCGCGGCGATAGCGGGTGGCTTCCATGAACTGGCTGGTGCCCAGGCCCTGCTCCTTGTCGAGGATCTCGAAGCCGACATTGCCGTCACTGGGCGCCACGCCGGCCCCGGCGAGCTTCAGGCGGGCCCGGGCCAGGTCCTCGGCCTTCACCAGCAGGGCGCCGGAGTTGGGCTCGATCTTGTAGGGGATATCGGCCGCCCCCAGGGCTTCCACCACCTGGTTGGCGTCCATGCCGGACAGGCTGCCGTAGAGCGGGCGATAGTCCGGCTGCTGGGACCAGAGCACCACGGCGAAGCCGATGGCGACGCTGGCGGCCAGACCGACCATCAGGCCGACCTGGCGCAGCATGCTCATCTGCGAGAGGTTTTCCAGGAAGGACAGGCCGAACAGCGGCTTCTTCTCTTCCGGGGCATCCGCATGGGCGGGCACTTTGGCAACAGCGGCTTCAGCCATTTCTCAATCCGTCCTCAAACCGGCATCTGCATGATGTCCTGATAGGCCTGGACCAGCTTGTTACGCACCTGGGTC
This genomic window from Pseudomonas furukawaii contains:
- the fliH gene encoding flagellar assembly protein FliH — translated: MASKESASELIRAKDANAFDRWSLPSFDPDAPEPEVAEPEVQQVAPEPEPQIEEVPVEDVKPLTLDELEAIRQDAYNEGFATGERDGFHAGQLKARQEADAALAARLAQLETLMAQLLEPIAEQDRQIEESLVHLTSLITRQVIQRELRLDSSQIRHVLREALKLLPMGAGNVRIHVNPQDFEQVKALRERHEESWRILEDEALEPGGCRVETEHSRIDASIETRLNQAMKQLFEQQREQKVHPPAADRVVDLDALEPPRDAN
- the fliF gene encoding flagellar basal-body MS-ring/collar protein FliF yields the protein MAEAAVAKVPAHADAPEEKKPLFGLSFLENLSQMSMLRQVGLMVGLAASVAIGFAVVLWSQQPDYRPLYGSLSGMDANQVVEALGAADIPYKIEPNSGALLVKAEDLARARLKLAGAGVAPSDGNVGFEILDKEQGLGTSQFMEATRYRRGLEGELARTVSSLNNVKGARVHLAIPKSSVFVRDERKPSASVLVELYPGRTLEPSQVMAIVNLVATSVPELDKSQVTVVDQKGNLLSDQQELSELTMAGKQFDYTRRMETLYTQRVHSILQPVLGNGRYKAEVSADVDFSAVESTSEMYNPDQPALRSEQKVAEERQNSSGPQGVPGALSNQPPAPGAAPQQATAAAPAGVQPGQPLLDDNGQQIIDPATGKPMLAPYPTDKRDQSTRNYELDRSISYTKQQQGRLRRLSVAVVLDDQVRVDPQTGETSRVPWTADEIARFTRLVQDSVGYDASRGDSVSVINTPFLADNSEEELDIPFYTQPWFWDVVKQVLGILFILVLVFGVLRPVLNNITGTGKSKELAGGRDGDVDLGEMGLSGDLSDDRVSLGGPQSILLPSPSDGYDAQLNAIKNLVAEDPGRVALVVKEWINADE
- the fliG gene encoding flagellar motor switch protein FliG; amino-acid sequence: MSDNRAPAKLTKVDKAAILLLSLGETDAAQVLRHMGPKEVQRVGVAMAQMRNVHREQVEQVMGEFVEMVGDQTSLGVGADGYIRKMLTQALGEDKANNLIDRILLGGSTSGLDSLKWMEPRAVADVIRYEHPQIQAIVVAYLDPDQAGEVLSHFDHKVRLDIILRVSSLNTVQPSALKELNLILEKQFAGNASTTRTTMGGVKRAADIMNFLDSSVEGQLMDSIREVDEDLSSQIEDLMFVFDNLADVDDRGIQALLREVSSDVLVLALKGADDAIKEKVFKNMSKRAAELLRDDLEARGPVRVSDVETAQKEILTIARRMAEAGEIVLGGKGGEEMI